A single region of the Jatrophihabitans sp. GAS493 genome encodes:
- a CDS encoding TetR/AcrR family transcriptional regulator: MGALLITESEPTPRSGRLPRAERRKQLLAAAQSVFIANGYHAAAMDDIASEAGVSKPVLYQHFPGKLELYLALIDEQAEALVGAIGRALSETTDNQERVHGVLSTFFNFVEGAEGGSPGAFRLIFETDLGNDPAVRERVDRVSSEIMHAVADTVSADTGLDRVRAELLAMVLTGGAQIVARWWLNADRPIPKDEAVGLVESLQWRGISNFPLFVLEQQRSL, translated from the coding sequence ATGGGAGCACTGTTGATAACCGAGAGCGAGCCGACGCCGCGCAGTGGACGCCTACCGCGCGCCGAACGTCGAAAGCAGCTGCTTGCGGCGGCCCAGAGTGTCTTCATCGCCAACGGCTACCACGCGGCGGCCATGGACGACATCGCCTCCGAAGCCGGAGTCTCCAAGCCGGTCCTGTACCAACACTTCCCCGGAAAGCTTGAGCTGTACCTCGCCCTGATCGACGAGCAGGCCGAAGCCCTGGTCGGCGCGATCGGTCGTGCGCTGTCGGAGACGACCGACAACCAGGAGCGCGTGCACGGAGTCCTGAGCACCTTCTTCAACTTCGTCGAGGGGGCCGAGGGTGGTTCACCCGGCGCGTTCCGCCTCATCTTTGAGACAGATCTCGGAAACGACCCGGCGGTCCGCGAACGGGTAGACCGGGTTTCGTCGGAGATCATGCATGCCGTTGCCGACACCGTCTCGGCCGACACCGGACTCGACCGGGTGCGGGCCGAATTGCTCGCGATGGTGCTCACCGGTGGAGCCCAGATCGTGGCCCGCTGGTGGCTCAACGCCGACCGTCCGATCCCCAAGGACGAAGCGGTGGGCCTGGTGGAGTCGCTGCAGTGGCGAGGCATCTCGAACTTCCCGCTCTTCGTCCTCGAACAGCAGCGTTCGCTCTGA
- the ligD gene encoding non-homologous end-joining DNA ligase translates to MSKRVAVDVQGRQLSLSNLQKVMYPEPGFTKGEVIDYYTRIAPLLLPHLAARPLTVKRYPNGVDAPFFYEKNAPKNTPDWVPTARIAVPGSTMDRETIDFLIVEELATLVWLANQAALELHTPQWQLAPASGRHRDADPKQRTDLIVFDLDPGKPAGIAECAEVALLLRTELVDAGLRPAVKTSGSKGIQVSAAVSVSAPEETSRFAKQLATVLAERHPKLIVSKMAKSLRGGKVLIDWSQNNAAKTTVAPYSLRARSRPTVSTPVAWEELQSPQNLVFTAADVLERAERLGDLYSDTLEAPNHPQLISERV, encoded by the coding sequence TTGAGTAAACGCGTCGCCGTCGACGTGCAGGGACGGCAGCTCAGCCTGTCCAACCTGCAGAAGGTGATGTACCCCGAGCCTGGCTTCACCAAGGGCGAGGTGATCGACTACTACACCCGCATCGCTCCGCTGCTGCTGCCGCACCTGGCCGCCCGGCCCCTCACCGTCAAGCGGTATCCGAACGGCGTGGATGCGCCCTTCTTCTACGAGAAGAACGCCCCCAAGAACACACCGGACTGGGTTCCGACGGCCCGAATCGCCGTACCGGGCTCCACGATGGATCGCGAAACCATCGATTTCCTCATCGTGGAGGAGCTGGCGACGCTCGTCTGGCTGGCCAACCAGGCCGCTCTTGAGCTGCACACTCCGCAGTGGCAGCTCGCGCCCGCTTCGGGTCGGCACCGCGATGCGGACCCGAAGCAACGCACCGATCTGATCGTCTTCGATCTCGACCCCGGTAAGCCCGCCGGAATCGCCGAGTGTGCCGAGGTCGCACTGCTGCTGCGGACCGAACTCGTCGATGCCGGCCTGCGACCGGCGGTGAAGACATCTGGCTCGAAGGGGATTCAGGTGAGCGCCGCCGTGTCGGTGAGCGCGCCTGAGGAGACGTCACGATTCGCCAAACAGCTGGCGACCGTACTGGCCGAGCGGCACCCGAAGCTGATCGTGTCGAAGATGGCGAAGTCCCTGCGAGGGGGGAAGGTGCTCATCGACTGGAGCCAGAACAACGCGGCCAAGACCACCGTCGCCCCGTATTCGCTGCGCGCACGCAGCCGCCCGACGGTCTCGACCCCCGTTGCGTGGGAGGAGTTGCAGTCGCCACAGAATCTGGTCTTCACCGCAGCGGACGTTCTCGAGCGGGCCGAACGTCTCGGCGACCTATATTCCGACACACTAGAAGCACCAAATCACCCGCAGTTGATCAGCGAGAGGGTTTAG
- the ligD gene encoding non-homologous end-joining DNA ligase, whose protein sequence is MRPMLATARSDLPRGPGWLYEFKWDGIRALVDVHDGTARITTRNGNDVTIAYPELQTLGTDFSDALLDGEIVAFNNGRPSFESLQQRMNVQQAAPARALAAENPVAFIAFDLLRLYGVDLTGRELHERRETLQRLADGSIDGGTADGGSADGGSAASAAWSLSPAFDDPDAVSSAAHAHELEGVVAKRGDSRYHPGARSADWVKVKFIQRSEFVVIGWESAGDSASRLSSLVLGYFADGRLRVAGKVGSGLTNATARALQGQLVTDPRPAELGLKASPGRVLTRVQPRTVVEVSYSQWSNDTDQARLRHPVFVGVRTDKDASEVGRD, encoded by the coding sequence ATGCGGCCGATGCTCGCGACAGCGCGAAGCGATCTCCCCCGGGGCCCCGGATGGCTCTATGAGTTCAAATGGGACGGCATCCGGGCGCTGGTCGACGTTCATGATGGGACGGCGCGAATCACCACCCGCAACGGCAACGACGTGACAATCGCCTACCCGGAGCTGCAGACGCTGGGCACCGACTTCTCCGATGCCCTGCTCGACGGCGAGATCGTCGCCTTCAACAACGGACGCCCGTCCTTCGAAAGCCTTCAGCAACGGATGAACGTCCAGCAGGCCGCCCCGGCCCGGGCGCTGGCGGCGGAGAACCCGGTGGCCTTCATCGCCTTCGATCTGCTCCGCCTCTACGGCGTCGACCTGACCGGGCGTGAACTGCACGAGCGCCGCGAAACCCTGCAACGTCTGGCTGACGGTTCGATTGACGGCGGCACGGCTGATGGTGGTTCGGCTGATGGTGGTTCGGCGGCGTCTGCGGCGTGGAGTCTGAGCCCGGCCTTCGACGATCCCGATGCGGTCTCCAGCGCCGCCCACGCCCATGAACTCGAGGGTGTCGTCGCGAAGCGGGGCGACAGCCGATATCACCCGGGCGCCCGCAGTGCGGACTGGGTCAAGGTGAAGTTCATCCAGCGCAGCGAGTTCGTGGTGATCGGGTGGGAGTCGGCCGGCGACTCGGCTTCCCGCCTTAGCTCTCTGGTGTTGGGGTACTTCGCCGACGGCCGACTGCGGGTTGCCGGGAAGGTCGGCAGCGGGCTCACCAACGCGACCGCCCGAGCCCTGCAGGGTCAGTTGGTGACGGACCCGCGCCCGGCCGAACTCGGCCTCAAGGCGAGCCCCGGTCGGGTCCTAACCCGGGTGCAGCCGCGTACCGTCGTCGAAGTCTCCTATTCTCAGTGGTCAAACGACACCGACCAGGCCCGACTGAGACATCCCGTCTTCGTGGGAGTACGGACGGACAAGGATGCGAGCGAGGTGGGACGGGATTGA
- a CDS encoding Ku protein, with the protein MRSIWKGAVSFGLVSIGVKMYSATEERDVSFHQVRRSDGSRIRYRRVAEADGEEVAYGDIAKGYALPSGEIVVLTDEDFADLPLPTVRAVDVLQFVPDEQIDPIYFAKSYYLEPEQSAVKPYVLLRDALADSGMVAVVKVAIRNREQLATLRVREGVIVLETMVWPDEVREADFAFLETDVTLRPQERDMAQSLVQSMSGDFDPEQYTDEYRAALQQVIDAKVEGREVVEVADAQPSTGTVIDLMAALRASVDAAKRGRGEATGKEATGTEASAKAPPAAKTPASQTPAKKAAAKTTAAKAAAKKAPPTKSTASKSTAAKSTASKSTAEKPAAKRAPAKKTPAKAAAKKATASNQESAKHESTRARRTA; encoded by the coding sequence GTGCGATCGATCTGGAAGGGTGCCGTCTCATTCGGTTTGGTGAGTATCGGCGTCAAGATGTACTCCGCGACAGAAGAGCGCGATGTGAGCTTTCACCAGGTGCGCCGCAGCGACGGCTCCCGCATCAGATACCGGCGGGTGGCCGAGGCTGACGGCGAAGAGGTGGCCTACGGCGACATCGCGAAGGGTTACGCACTTCCGAGCGGAGAGATCGTCGTGCTGACGGACGAGGATTTCGCCGACCTGCCGCTGCCTACAGTGCGCGCGGTGGACGTGCTGCAGTTCGTGCCGGACGAGCAGATAGACCCGATCTACTTCGCGAAGAGCTACTACCTTGAGCCGGAACAGTCCGCGGTGAAGCCCTATGTGCTGCTCCGGGACGCGCTCGCCGACAGCGGCATGGTGGCCGTGGTCAAGGTCGCCATCCGCAACCGGGAGCAACTGGCCACCCTGCGGGTGCGCGAGGGCGTCATCGTGCTCGAGACGATGGTCTGGCCCGACGAGGTGCGCGAGGCCGACTTCGCCTTCCTGGAGACCGACGTAACGCTGCGCCCGCAGGAGCGCGACATGGCCCAGTCGCTGGTGCAGAGCATGTCGGGCGACTTCGACCCGGAGCAGTACACCGACGAGTACCGCGCGGCGCTGCAGCAGGTGATCGACGCCAAGGTCGAGGGGCGTGAAGTGGTCGAGGTGGCCGACGCCCAGCCGTCGACTGGCACAGTTATTGACCTGATGGCTGCGCTGCGGGCGTCGGTGGACGCTGCGAAGCGGGGCCGGGGAGAAGCGACCGGCAAGGAAGCGACCGGCACGGAAGCGAGTGCCAAGGCACCGCCGGCGGCCAAGACCCCGGCGAGTCAGACCCCGGCGAAGAAGGCGGCCGCGAAGACGACGGCGGCGAAGGCAGCCGCGAAGAAGGCGCCCCCGACGAAGTCGACGGCGTCCAAGTCCACGGCGGCCAAGTCCACGGCGTCCAAGTCCACGGCGGAGAAGCCGGCGGCGAAGCGGGCCCCGGCGAAGAAAACTCCGGCCAAGGCAGCCGCGAAGAAGGCGACGGCGAGCAACCAAGAATCAGCCAAGCACGAGTCGACTCGGGCCCGACGTACCGCGTAA
- a CDS encoding alpha/beta fold hydrolase, whose amino-acid sequence MVNPQRLVPSLRTRSGQPRSVRIAQLSDEPLPTFDSSIPTWPGRKIQLGGSALFVRSTPVSAQPSGAAVEAEPALFVHGLGGSSTNWTDLAAQLSPWLDIEAIDLPGFGRSGPARDDNYSTQSFANLVIAYLEQSNRGPVHLFGNSMGGLISIVVAAARPDLVRTLTLVSPAVPDLRPGRVRVNPLPLLLVPGFGTLALRKLAQTSPKTRARQTVELVFGDPAKVTSNRMAEAIAEVQERGGMSWASSAMLSSLRGMVGYYLVAGARGAWARMASISVPTLVVWGDRDKLVDVGLAPRVATTIPDARLLILPGVGHVAQMEDPQSTARAFLQMRSETIAQSGQTSGRHATANQPRPPAEQL is encoded by the coding sequence ATGGTGAACCCCCAGCGACTCGTGCCGAGTCTGCGTACTCGCTCCGGGCAGCCCCGGTCGGTCCGGATCGCTCAGCTGTCGGATGAGCCGCTGCCGACCTTCGATTCGAGCATCCCCACCTGGCCGGGCCGCAAAATTCAACTTGGCGGTTCGGCGCTCTTCGTCCGCAGCACGCCGGTCTCGGCGCAGCCGTCGGGCGCGGCCGTAGAGGCTGAGCCGGCGCTCTTCGTGCACGGACTGGGTGGCTCGTCGACGAACTGGACCGATCTCGCCGCCCAGCTCTCGCCCTGGTTGGACATCGAGGCCATTGATCTGCCCGGGTTCGGACGATCCGGCCCGGCCCGGGACGACAACTACTCGACCCAGTCGTTTGCAAACCTGGTGATCGCCTACTTGGAGCAATCCAACCGGGGCCCGGTGCACCTGTTCGGCAACTCGATGGGCGGCCTCATCTCCATCGTGGTCGCCGCTGCGAGGCCCGATCTGGTGCGGACGCTGACGCTGGTGTCGCCCGCGGTGCCCGACCTGCGGCCGGGGCGAGTGCGGGTCAACCCGCTGCCGCTGCTGCTCGTGCCGGGATTCGGCACGTTGGCGCTGCGCAAGCTGGCGCAGACGAGCCCCAAGACGAGGGCTCGCCAAACGGTCGAGCTCGTCTTCGGTGACCCGGCCAAGGTCACGTCGAACCGGATGGCGGAGGCCATCGCCGAGGTGCAGGAGCGTGGCGGCATGAGCTGGGCATCCAGCGCCATGCTGAGTTCGCTGCGGGGCATGGTCGGCTACTACCTGGTGGCCGGTGCCCGCGGCGCCTGGGCGCGGATGGCGTCGATCTCCGTACCTACCTTGGTGGTGTGGGGCGATCGCGACAAATTGGTCGACGTCGGCCTGGCGCCTCGCGTGGCGACGACGATTCCCGATGCGCGGCTGCTGATTCTTCCCGGCGTCGGGCATGTCGCACAGATGGAGGACCCGCAGAGCACCGCCCGAGCCTTTCTGCAGATGCGTAGCGAGACGATCGCGCAGAGTGGCCAGACGTCCGGTCGCCATGCCACCGCTAACCAGCCCCGGCCCCCGGCCGAGCAACTTTAG
- a CDS encoding DUF3152 domain-containing protein has protein sequence MTEQSEGSRASAVETRRSAAIDAIQAAQRPATELDAEYSQYDRRARQAPSRRASSAARTAGHASVQRPVPRTARHAPPVPATTRRPGARRPAAEGSHVPAQAHQAANAEPASSDDVVATQRAYETYEANAESGPSLMGRTRRFVRRYGWRAYALPILAVVTVVALASSDKIAGRPPATPVAAAPSQSAAAPAPAAALPSSQLKVDAPGAGAVDEPLVSDVLPAGAAYTTTGNGKFTVLPGTSPVIGHGPLFKYTVDVEGGVTGVDTAKFASVVDSTLANPHSWIAAGNVSLQRVATSSAADFHVTLTSSMTVRKYCGYDLPVETSCYDSSSRRVIENVARWVRGDLAYVGDLATYHLYMVNHEVGHALGHSHSHVCLSNGLAPAMMQQTLGLKSISGQICESNPWPYPAGATDAPGVESADTTTNSPIQVPGS, from the coding sequence GTGACTGAGCAGTCCGAGGGGAGTCGTGCGAGCGCAGTGGAGACCCGCCGCAGCGCCGCCATCGACGCCATTCAGGCTGCGCAGCGCCCGGCGACGGAACTTGATGCCGAGTATTCCCAGTACGACCGCCGCGCCCGCCAAGCACCGTCGCGACGCGCCAGTTCCGCCGCCCGCACCGCCGGCCACGCTTCGGTTCAACGTCCGGTGCCCCGTACCGCCCGCCATGCACCACCCGTGCCGGCGACCACCCGCCGACCGGGGGCGCGTCGGCCGGCCGCGGAAGGGTCGCACGTTCCCGCTCAGGCTCACCAGGCGGCGAACGCCGAGCCGGCGTCGAGTGACGACGTGGTGGCCACCCAGCGCGCCTACGAGACCTACGAAGCGAACGCTGAGTCCGGCCCTTCGCTCATGGGCCGCACCCGGCGCTTCGTGCGGCGCTACGGTTGGCGGGCTTACGCCCTGCCGATTCTGGCCGTCGTCACTGTCGTCGCCCTAGCCAGCTCGGACAAGATAGCTGGCCGGCCGCCGGCTACTCCGGTCGCCGCCGCGCCCAGTCAATCAGCTGCCGCGCCGGCTCCGGCCGCGGCACTGCCCAGCTCTCAGCTCAAGGTCGACGCACCCGGTGCCGGGGCCGTTGACGAGCCGCTGGTCTCGGATGTGCTTCCGGCGGGTGCTGCGTACACGACTACCGGCAACGGCAAGTTCACCGTTCTCCCGGGCACGTCGCCGGTCATCGGTCACGGACCGCTCTTCAAGTACACCGTCGATGTCGAGGGCGGGGTAACCGGCGTCGACACGGCGAAGTTCGCGTCGGTCGTCGATTCCACGCTGGCTAACCCGCACAGCTGGATCGCCGCCGGAAACGTCTCGTTGCAGCGTGTGGCGACCTCCTCCGCGGCCGATTTCCACGTCACACTCACCTCGTCGATGACCGTCCGCAAGTACTGCGGTTACGACCTGCCGGTCGAGACCTCCTGCTATGACTCGAGCAGCCGTCGGGTGATCGAGAACGTCGCTCGCTGGGTACGCGGTGATCTGGCCTATGTCGGTGATCTGGCTACCTACCACCTGTACATGGTCAACCATGAGGTCGGCCATGCGCTCGGGCACTCGCACAGCCACGTCTGTCTCTCCAACGGGCTGGCTCCGGCGATGATGCAGCAGACGCTGGGGCTGAAATCGATCAGTGGCCAGATCTGCGAGTCCAACCCGTGGCCCTACCCGGCCGGCGCCACCGACGCCCCCGGCGTCGAGTCCGCCGATACCACCACGAACAGCCCGATTCAGGTTCCGGGCAGCTAG
- the moeZ gene encoding adenylyltransferase/sulfurtransferase MoeZ produces MTLPPLVEPAAELTIDEVRRYSRHLIIPEVAMAGQKRLKNAKVLCVGAGGLGSPALLYLAAAGVGTLGIVEDDVVDESNLQRQIIHGQSDIGRPKAESARDSVKEINPYVNVIVHNERLTNDNVLEIFAQYDLIVDGTDNFATRYMVNDAAVLLHKPYVWGSIYRFDGQVSVFWDDYGPNYRDLYPVPPPPGMVPSCAEGGVLGVLCACIGSAMVNEAIKLITGIGESLLGRLLVFDALAMEWNEIKIRKDPNTAPITELIDYESFCGVVSEEAQAAAAGSTITPKELKELLDSDKPVYLVDVREPAEWEIVSIPGATLIPKDQILRGDALASLPQDKQIVMYCKTGVRSAETLAAVKAAGFKDALHVQGGVTGWVNQVDPSLPSY; encoded by the coding sequence ATTACCTTGCCGCCGCTCGTCGAGCCGGCCGCAGAGCTGACGATCGACGAGGTCCGCCGTTACAGCCGTCACCTGATCATCCCCGAGGTGGCGATGGCTGGGCAGAAGCGGCTGAAGAACGCGAAGGTCCTCTGCGTCGGTGCCGGCGGCCTCGGCTCTCCGGCCCTGCTCTACTTGGCTGCGGCCGGGGTCGGCACGCTCGGAATCGTCGAGGACGATGTCGTCGACGAGTCGAACCTGCAGCGTCAGATCATCCACGGCCAGAGCGATATCGGACGGCCGAAGGCCGAATCGGCTCGTGACTCGGTCAAGGAGATCAACCCCTACGTGAACGTCATCGTGCACAACGAGCGTCTCACCAACGACAACGTCCTCGAGATCTTCGCCCAGTACGACCTCATCGTGGACGGCACCGACAACTTCGCCACCCGCTACATGGTCAACGACGCCGCGGTGCTGCTGCACAAGCCCTACGTCTGGGGTTCGATCTACCGCTTCGACGGACAGGTCAGCGTCTTCTGGGACGACTACGGGCCCAACTATCGTGACCTCTACCCGGTGCCGCCGCCGCCGGGAATGGTGCCCTCCTGCGCCGAAGGTGGCGTCCTCGGCGTCCTCTGCGCCTGCATCGGCTCGGCCATGGTGAACGAGGCGATCAAGCTCATCACCGGGATCGGTGAGTCGCTGCTGGGTCGCCTGCTGGTCTTCGACGCCCTCGCGATGGAGTGGAACGAGATCAAGATCCGCAAGGATCCGAACACCGCGCCGATCACTGAGCTGATCGACTACGAGTCCTTCTGTGGCGTCGTCTCCGAGGAGGCCCAGGCGGCCGCCGCGGGTTCGACGATCACCCCCAAGGAGCTCAAGGAGCTGCTCGACTCGGACAAGCCGGTGTACCTGGTGGACGTTCGCGAGCCCGCCGAGTGGGAGATCGTCAGCATCCCCGGTGCCACGTTGATCCCGAAGGATCAGATTCTGCGTGGTGACGCGCTGGCCTCCCTGCCGCAGGACAAGCAAATCGTCATGTACTGCAAGACCGGCGTGCGCTCAGCCGAGACACTGGCCGCGGTGAAGGCCGCCGGTTTCAAGGACGCCCTGCACGTCCAGGGTGGCGTGACCGGCTGGGTGAACCAGGTCGACCCCAGCCTGCCGTCCTACTGA
- a CDS encoding MGMT family protein, whose translation MAEAEARVDEQILACVRSIPRGRVMTYGDVAEYVGSNAPRQVGRVLSEYGDTDSDDVLDDSPHWQPLPWHRVLRADGRCAPHLFLRQRALLLLEGVPFRGDRVLLRECRWDGVSPG comes from the coding sequence GTGGCGGAGGCTGAGGCGCGCGTCGACGAGCAGATTCTGGCTTGTGTGCGGAGCATCCCGCGCGGTCGTGTGATGACCTACGGCGACGTCGCGGAGTATGTCGGTTCGAATGCTCCGCGACAGGTCGGTCGGGTGCTGTCCGAGTACGGTGACACCGACTCAGACGATGTGCTCGACGATTCGCCGCACTGGCAACCGCTGCCGTGGCATCGGGTGCTTCGGGCCGACGGGCGATGCGCTCCGCATCTGTTTCTCCGGCAGCGGGCTTTGCTACTGCTGGAGGGGGTTCCATTCCGCGGCGACCGGGTGCTGCTGCGGGAGTGCCGATGGGATGGTGTGTCGCCCGGCTGA
- a CDS encoding ATP-dependent DNA helicase: MTSPDEQRPYRLVRRPGRPPVVPALDPDQRRVVEHGAGRMLVLAGPGTGKTTTLVEAALARVEAGVPVEQLLMLTFSRRAAAELRDRITARLGRTVRQPIARTFHSYAFGVLRMSALANGLPSPRLLAGPEQDVVLRELIAGDAASGRSPWPQYLQAATGTRAFAGELRDLLLRAVERGLDGDDLAELGRRKSRADWQAAGGFLQQYQEVTSLSQPGAWDPAELIRAATDALAADEQLLTAERRQRRYIFVDEYQDTDPAQVELLSLIAAGSQELIVVGDPDQSIYAFRGTDSSALSDFEHSSADVETVALRTSRRSGAVLLAASRAVARRLPGPATARALVAAPQAAPGRVDVAMLHSASEEASYVAATLRRAHLENGLPWSRMAVIVRSTRNSLAVVRRAMVTAGVPVAVAGEDVPLAEQPAVAHLLTALECVLQPESLTNEIAESLLLGPIGGADSLQLRRLRRELRQGGDTADIDLAQLLAEPLTSRTLVGRAARAAQQVADVLEAGRVALSRKLSAEEVLWAVWDATGLARRWLRSSQAGGAIGSAADRDLDSVIALFDSAARFADRLPGASVVEFYEHLAAQQIPGDSLADRSQRSEAVQVLTAHASKGLEWDLVCVAGVQEGVWPDVRRRGSLLGADLLVDVVAGRDGPGVSFTAPQLAEERRLFYVAITRARAHLVITAVSGEDEQPSRFLDEIDPIDGEREFAEVPRGVHLPAVVAQLRSVVCDPGEGSIRVDAAAQELARLAEAGVAGADPRQWWGILPLSSEEPVADPDRPVPLSPSHLDSFLRCEVQTLLRQFGARKDDQLSASLGTLIHEVAAIAPPEATLADFEALLDERWHRLDFGAAWVGTHQRLKARKMLVKLLEWLSSKKSQLVAVEESFSIDVVDAVLRGRVDRLERDPAGRLVVVDYKTGSSKAKTDSLLSNPQLATYQLAVEGGGFARVDDSTEAGGAMLVQLGDSAASVGVQPQPPLAEHEDPTWIADTVAEVAAKMRDSTFIAAQNDYCRMCDVKASCPLTPSGRQVTA, from the coding sequence ATGACCTCGCCCGACGAACAGCGTCCGTACCGCCTGGTGCGCCGCCCAGGCCGGCCGCCGGTTGTGCCCGCGCTCGACCCGGATCAGCGGCGAGTCGTGGAGCACGGTGCTGGGCGCATGCTGGTGCTGGCCGGCCCCGGCACCGGCAAGACCACGACCCTGGTCGAGGCGGCGCTAGCCCGGGTGGAGGCCGGCGTCCCGGTCGAGCAGTTGCTGATGCTGACCTTCAGCCGGCGGGCCGCGGCCGAGCTGCGCGATCGCATCACCGCCCGACTCGGGCGCACCGTGCGGCAGCCGATCGCGCGGACCTTTCATTCCTACGCCTTCGGCGTACTCCGGATGAGCGCTCTGGCCAACGGCCTGCCGAGTCCCCGCCTGCTGGCCGGTCCGGAGCAGGACGTCGTACTCCGTGAACTCATCGCCGGTGATGCGGCCAGTGGACGTTCACCGTGGCCGCAGTACCTGCAGGCCGCCACCGGCACCCGCGCCTTCGCCGGCGAGCTACGGGATCTTCTGCTGCGAGCGGTCGAGCGTGGCCTCGACGGCGACGACCTGGCTGAGCTGGGGCGCCGGAAGTCTCGGGCCGACTGGCAAGCGGCTGGCGGCTTTCTCCAGCAATATCAAGAAGTCACCTCCCTCTCGCAGCCCGGAGCTTGGGATCCGGCGGAACTCATCCGGGCCGCGACCGACGCCCTCGCCGCAGATGAACAGCTGCTCACCGCCGAGCGGCGCCAGCGCCGGTACATCTTCGTCGACGAGTATCAGGACACCGACCCGGCCCAGGTCGAGCTGCTCTCACTCATCGCCGCCGGCAGTCAGGAGTTGATCGTCGTCGGTGATCCGGATCAGTCGATCTACGCCTTCCGGGGCACCGACTCCTCCGCGCTGAGCGACTTCGAGCACAGTTCCGCAGACGTGGAGACGGTCGCGCTGCGAACGAGCCGGCGCAGCGGCGCTGTGCTGCTGGCCGCTAGCCGGGCCGTGGCCCGGCGCCTGCCCGGCCCGGCAACCGCGCGCGCGCTGGTTGCGGCCCCGCAGGCCGCCCCCGGGCGAGTGGATGTCGCCATGCTGCACTCGGCCAGCGAAGAGGCGAGCTACGTCGCCGCGACGCTGCGCCGTGCGCACCTGGAGAACGGCCTGCCCTGGTCACGGATGGCCGTGATCGTCCGTTCCACCCGCAATTCACTCGCCGTTGTGCGTCGCGCGATGGTCACGGCCGGTGTGCCGGTGGCGGTTGCCGGAGAAGACGTGCCGCTGGCCGAGCAGCCGGCGGTCGCCCATCTGCTGACCGCGTTGGAGTGCGTCCTGCAGCCGGAGTCACTCACCAACGAGATCGCCGAGTCGCTGCTGCTCGGGCCGATCGGGGGAGCCGATTCGTTGCAACTGCGCCGGCTTCGACGTGAGCTGCGGCAGGGCGGCGACACCGCCGACATCGACCTGGCCCAGTTGCTCGCCGAACCGCTGACCAGCCGAACGCTGGTCGGCCGCGCCGCCCGCGCGGCGCAGCAGGTGGCCGACGTGCTCGAGGCCGGTCGGGTGGCATTGAGTCGCAAGCTCAGCGCCGAGGAGGTGCTCTGGGCGGTGTGGGACGCCACCGGGCTCGCCCGTCGCTGGCTACGCTCAAGTCAGGCCGGCGGGGCGATCGGTTCGGCCGCCGATCGGGATCTGGATTCGGTCATCGCCCTCTTCGATTCCGCCGCCCGCTTCGCCGACCGCCTGCCCGGTGCCTCCGTCGTCGAGTTCTACGAACACCTCGCCGCACAGCAGATTCCCGGAGATTCGTTGGCCGATCGCTCTCAGCGCAGCGAGGCGGTGCAGGTGCTGACGGCTCATGCCAGTAAGGGACTGGAGTGGGACCTAGTCTGTGTGGCCGGGGTCCAGGAAGGTGTCTGGCCTGATGTCCGGCGGCGCGGTTCACTACTCGGTGCCGACCTGCTGGTCGACGTGGTGGCCGGCCGCGACGGGCCGGGGGTCTCGTTCACCGCTCCCCAATTGGCCGAAGAACGCAGGCTCTTCTACGTCGCGATCACGCGAGCCCGAGCCCATCTGGTGATCACCGCCGTCAGTGGTGAGGATGAGCAACCGTCCCGGTTCCTGGACGAGATCGACCCGATCGACGGCGAGCGCGAGTTCGCCGAGGTGCCCCGTGGAGTCCACCTGCCGGCCGTCGTTGCGCAGTTGCGCTCGGTCGTCTGTGATCCGGGCGAGGGCAGTATCCGAGTCGATGCAGCGGCCCAGGAGCTCGCCCGGCTGGCCGAAGCCGGAGTCGCCGGGGCCGACCCGAGGCAATGGTGGGGGATCCTGCCCCTGTCCAGTGAGGAGCCGGTCGCCGATCCGGATCGGCCGGTTCCGCTGAGCCCCTCACACCTCGATTCATTTCTTCGCTGCGAGGTGCAGACTCTGCTGCGCCAGTTCGGTGCCCGCAAGGACGACCAGTTGAGCGCCTCCCTGGGCACCCTGATCCACGAAGTGGCGGCGATCGCCCCGCCCGAGGCGACGCTGGCCGACTTCGAGGCGCTGCTGGACGAGCGATGGCACCGTCTCGATTTCGGCGCGGCCTGGGTTGGCACTCATCAGCGGCTGAAGGCCCGGAAAATGCTGGTCAAACTACTTGAGTGGCTGTCGAGCAAGAAGTCGCAGCTGGTCGCCGTCGAAGAGAGCTTCTCAATCGACGTCGTCGATGCTGTGCTCCGCGGCCGGGTGGATCGACTGGAGCGTGACCCGGCCGGGCGCCTAGTCGTCGTCGACTACAAGACGGGATCCAGCAAGGCCAAGACAGACAGCCTGCTCTCCAATCCGCAGCTCGCGACGTATCAGCTGGCGGTCGAAGGGGGCGGCTTCGCGCGCGTCGACGACTCGACCGAGGCCGGCGGTGCAATGCTCGTGCAACTTGGCGACTCCGCAGCGAGCGTCGGGGTCCAGCCCCAGCCGCCCCTGGCCGAGCACGAAGATCCGACCTGGATAGCCGACACGGTGGCTGAGGTGGCGGCGAAGATGCGTGACTCCACGTTCATCGCCGCGCAGAACGACTACTGCCGGATGTGCGATGTGAAAGCCAGCTGTCCGCTCACCCCGTCCGGGCGTCAGGTGACCGCGTGA